aaatcacctttcGAAGTTATCCggaccatcggaactcacatccgaccctttttcacataagttaacatccgattgttttttccaacttaagcttcctcaaaagagactaagtgtctcaaaccttaccaaaacctctccgaacccgagccaacaacccgataacacataatacagctgaaaaagacaataagaagcagaaatagtgaaaatggagtggtaactcatgtaacgaccggctgggtcgttacaacaTTGAAGTAACATCACGTTCAGACTCCCAAGAGTAAATCATATATGTAAGAGCCTCGGAGCCACTCATCAGTCATCAGTCATCAATCATGGGAAGGACGGATGTTTTGTTGGTTTGGAGCACTACTAGACTACTTTACGCCAGTTATTGTTGATCTTAAATGGCAAACGATATCTCACATGCACATTCTACACatagtcccgataaggagaataatatcacttatgagactaggaaaatatacataaattctggaatatgaatttttctttgtgtCTCATTATCAAACTAGTATAATTacaagatcatgcaaaatgaaggaagagcttaacCTTGACATACCTTAATTACTCGTAAGAACTCTCAAAAAATCGTAGATAAATGTTCGAACTTGGATCATATTCAAGAGAATTATCCTTTAAGGCATGAATTCCCAATCAAAGTAAAGTAGCTTATATATTAAATGCTGACTTTCAATGACTGCTCCTCAATACATACATAACTAGATATCAATCTTCCGTTCATTGTAGAACtcataagaaaaaaaattaaaaaaatattacaaAAATCATAAACAATTTTATTGTCCACCAAAGAAAAGTTATCTTCAACTATGGCATACTAACAGTGAGTGCACCTGTAACAATGAAGACAAATCCTACACTATAAAGAGTGTATAATTTAAGATTACCAAATCAGAAAGTAGAAAAGAAGGTTTTCTAATTCGATGCAATGTATCTGCATAGTGACAAAATGCTccttttttaattaaataaaaaaaacaagccAAGGCCGCTAACTCAGATAAATGGGCGTTAAAATGAAACAGAAGATCTGAGCGTAATCTGTTTATCTAGTACGTGTTGGGAAGAAACCccgtaaaaataatattcacgataTTAGCGATAAACGtagaacactaagttatggttaaatcagcaagaatagaaatgcagcaataatgacaccaagattttacgtgaaaacccttctgaataagggaaaaaccacggccaagaagagcaactgatatcactatagtgaAGAActttacactgtgtagtaacgagtaaaaaTACTCATAAGACCACTACACCATCAAAAGAAATAAACGctcttttgctttttccacctcactacaatatctctcacactctatttttcttgacaaactattttcttatagtttatggaataccttgctctctctctTTTATCTCTTTGCTGGTGTGATGAAATGAGAGTTGAagttctccttttatagccaaaaaactcactctctaaagcctacaatatttgacaatttgcgcacacttttcacaatttcaacaaggttgtctaccaaaccaaaccaagtcaacaaaattggctacTAAATCATACCAATTCAACAAGGTTAGCTACCAAACCAATatcaattcaacaaggttggctaccaaacaaTTTGAATGAGATGAACACTATCAATCttcccctccagtctcattcatctagagaaGGTAgcattgtcttctagtttgagtgcatgccgacaagttctttgcatagctcgaacttgtctcttggtaccaccttggtcaacatatctgcaggatttTCACTCGTGTAAATCTTTTTGACTTGAAGTGATTCATTCTCCACTTGCTCGCGAATCCAATAATATCTGACATCGATGTGTTTTGTTCTCGCATGGTACATGGAGTTTTTGCTCAAGTCTATTGCACTCTGACTGTCGCAATAGACAACATACTCCATCTGTCGCAAtccaagttcttgaagaaatctgttgagccatatcatctctttGCCAGCTTTAGTAGCCGCAATATACTCCGTTTCAGTTGTAGATAGTGCGACACGCTTCTGCAActtcgactgccatgatatagctccccctgaataAGTAAACAAATACAAATGAAACCTAAATAACGATTGGATCATGAGTCGCGTATGGAATCGGGTGTTTGAGGGACTAAAAAAGGTTTAACGGGTTGGAACGACTAAGATGTATCGTGGGCGGGTTATTTAAGGATCAGAACTTGTTAGAGtgaaatttttaattttgaccataagCAATTACCACGTCATATATAATAAAATAGTTTTTTATTCAGTAAAAGTCCGTCAGAAATAAGTGCATGAATGAGACAGATTTTTAACGATGAAGGCAGTATTTACAAAATAGATGGACGAAAGGTATTTTAAACCTAAGCGAATAGGTTAGGGGCAGTTTTACCCCTTTAGCGAAGAAATAAATTCGAACACAAACAAAAAAATCTtgataagctatatatatatatatatatagaaacaaTGTTGGTATCAAGCCTTGAAATAAACAAGGTCCCCTTTCTATGTATAATTTCAACGAATAATGAAGAGTTTACTAGAAATAGATTTCAAATATATTTTGAAACTTGAAAAGATATGGGGGGAGTACAAAATAAGAATGCATAGCATGGGTAAAGAGGAAGTCTGACCAAGTCAAAAACATGCACAGCAAGGAAGGCGCCACCATATCACAACTACTAAAAATGTTTCCCACTCTTCCCTTTCAAATATTTCAAATGTTGTACCTttcaaatgaaagaagaaaaacgACGTCGCTGGGTTGTAAACCAGGGCCCCGTCGACTCAAATCCGACTCGTACGGCACGGTCACGCAAAAGCTGCATCTTCTTTCGTAtgtctctctctcttttcttttaaccTTTCCCTTTTCCATAATCTTTGAATCTTTACTGCAATTGTGCGTACTCAAGTTATTAGCTTAAAACTTTAATTCCTGTTAATTTAGTCTTTCATGGTTTTACTTATACATCACACGACAAATTCATATAGGAACACTGTACTCATGTTTATAGAGTTTTCTATAGAAAATTAATAtaaatgattaatgaataatatAATTAGTTTTTTTGAGCCTCTCATTATAAAAAGGGCATTTTTCTCCCAACTCATTTTCACTAATGCCAGAGTTCTCTGTTGCAAAATGAGATCCCACATGGACAACAAAAGCAATAGCAATACAAGGGTGTCGAACAGAGCTCAATCTTTTATGTGACAAACTTAGAAAACATTATCTTGTtattgtagtatatatatatagtgacaTGCATTACAAGGATGGTTATGGATCTGCATATGCATTACAAGGAGGGTTATGGATCTGCATCTTCAAGCCTACAAAGTTAACCATCTGGCCATTGCAATGAAACTTTCACACAAGATGCATTCCACTTATAATACAAACAAAAATTGAGGGAAACTCCCCCGTTCTACCCCCTATGTGCTGCTTGATATTCTTTATCAGGCACCCAAAATAAAATACCCCCAAGGACATAATCGTCATTAACACTTAATATTCTAATAAACTAAACATCACTTATTGCCTTTCTTCTGATTACCAGGAACCATTTCCTTGTAATTCAGACATTTTGTTTTTCACAAAATAGTACTTGTTTTGGATATTCTATCACTGGATTATCTACTTTCTACTTGCAATCCTTCCTAAAACCAAAAGGGAATTAACCTAAAGACCATTTCCGGATAAACCTTTAAAGCTAATAATAAAGAAAGTCAGTACGTCCATTCCTGAGGAAGGCGTACTTCAAGATTCATTGTTCCTTCTTGTTGTAGATTTCTCCTCTGTTGTGCAAGCAATGCATTTCTCCTAGCCATTATTATTTCTGCACAACAATATCATTGCAATATTAATACCTTACAATGAGTAGGACGCATAAATTAATTTAAGACTTGAAGATTCACTTGTTCCAGCATTTATGCATACCATATTCAGAATTGAACCGTGGTGGTTGAGGAAGAGCATGAGGCTGGTGCTGGTGTTGAGAAGGAATGCCATTTAAGCCATCAATGTTCTTATTCAAAGACTCAACAACCCTAGCAGGAAGCCAAGCAGTGGAACACCCTGTATATGCAGCAGAGGCAGAAAGCAGAGCATTTAATACCAACTTGTTGGTTTTGTAAAACAAGGACATATGACACTACCAAAGCAGATATTAAAACCAGATTTACTTCCTGGAATATACTCCAATAATTACCAACAGGAATGTCATTAAGCGACAATGAAAACATACTGTCAATGTATCTATTTAATTTTGAATTAAAAACAACTTGTAATCTGTCAAACCCAGGAtagaaaaacaaaagacaaaAGCCAGAATACTGTAGGGAAAAATACATGCCAATGCAGCAACATGTCATAAAGCAATaaagcacttttttttcttttcttttcttttttggcttTTTTCTATAGTAGCCGAAAGGGGGTTTGAGAGtggaaaataaaattaaaaaaccaGCTCAGATTCAACGAGGAACAAGGACAAAACAGCAGAAAAAGAAACTGCAATGTGGCAGCTCCGACTTGACAGCGACGGGACCTAGCTAAGAACAAGGGGAAAAAGCCTGCATTGCTTTATTTGATTGGACGAGTTATTTCATTTTTccattttaataaattttaataACATGAGTAGTCAAAAGAAAATTGCTTTACTTTCATGAGCAACACACTAGGCAAACATTGAGATAATACCGCTAATCTCAGAAAATGACAATATACAAAAGCAATTAAAgttcaaaaatatttgaaaataaacAGCTGGAACAGAGACGAAGTACCTGGTTTCTTGCGAGAATCAGTAGAATTCTGGCTACAATATCTCCTAGGCAGAAAAACGCCAGTGCCAGCGCACTCCCTCTTCTTCACAACGCCACAGTTACCAGATCCACCCATGTGACCCGCTCGCATACCCGACCCGGATTGTCCttgatagtgattttgctgcTCAAATGGCAGAGCAGACCATCCTGTTTGACCCGAATCACCCACTACCCTTCCACACCTGTTACTCTCCACAAACCCTCCAACTCCAAATCCAGACCTTAAGCCTCTATTTTGACAGACAGGCTGCTCGTTAAACCATCCATTCTTCACTTGCCTATTCAACATGGCACTGCTCTGTTGCCTCGCCATTTGCTCTCTTCTGGCTTGCTCCAACTACAGAAAATAAAATTAGTAATTAGACAAACCTTGACCACTGAGGTTACACTGAAACTTTTCAAACAGAAAAATTGCATACACAAATGAACAGGGAATAGCATACATGAGTATTATTACTGAAGCTAGAGTTGGGGGATTTCATGGGGGCTGAAGTGTGGACCGGATGATGGACGCTTCGAGGCGGTCCAGGAAGTCCTTGATTTCGGGTGGGTCTAAACCAGCCATGCATCTTCATCCTTGCAACTTGGCCCGCTGCTTGGTATATCAGATTCCAAGCATCATTTTGAGCACCAAGCGGCGAAGTTGGGGGAGAAGACACCTGAGAAAGCCCGTTAGGGCTACCATCGCTAGACCCGGAGCTCCGAACCGACCAGCTTCCAATTTGGGCAAGGGTTGATTGAGGTGAACCAGAGTGCACCCAATTTTTCTGAGTCACAGCAAAGTGCAAAACGTTAGAAATAGAAAGAGAAGAAACAGAAATATGTATGTAAATATTTGTATGAAGCCAATACCTCGATTTGATGCTGGGAAAGGTTTGAGTTAAGAGTCGTGCGGGTTAGCTGACGAGTTAACCCAGCAAGAGCGTCTTCCTCATCGCTTTCTGTCTCAGTGGAACCAGCAAAAGAGTCAACAGGAGAACCCAACACCGTCGGACAAAAATCATAAGGGAAATCAGTGGGGAAACAGAGATTCAAGTCTGAGAAATCGTTCCTGTGTCCCTCCGTCTTCTTCAAGTTACCATGTCCCATGAGTATTTCGTCGTCCGTTAGGAACTCAGAAGGCAACcaaaactctggttcttcaaattTACAAGCCATggcagaaatcaaaaaataacaaAGTGGTTGGAGGGAGaaaatcaagtttgaagatatgaGTAGTACAAGAGGTTGCTGGTTGAAGAAGATATAATAATGAAGTGTGGGGTATTTTAGGATTATGAGAGGGGCCCAAAGGCAAAGggagaaaaaggagaaaagaggaAAACAGGGAAAGAAGTGGAGGAATGTTGAGGACAGTAGAAGGTTGCTTTTATTAAGGTTTCAGGGTTATTTTGAGACACGCATTCAAAAATCAAATGGCGTTCCTTTCTTTATTTATTGATTTATTATTCCTTGCTATGTTAAGGGTAGTGGGGTGGGCCCATTTAGTAGGGGTTCTAAGGAAAAAAAGTTGCCCTTAATTCATGCAATTAATGGGAAACAGAAGCAATTACATTTGTCCTTTCTCATGCAAATTTGTTGCCACCTGGCGTATACCACGCACTACAATGGTAACTACAGTTACCACTTTAATCGCTTTGGATTACGTTCCAGCATTTTCTATCCAGCAAAATACATATGCATGGTTTATAGACGATCTCATCATCTTAAGAAAGTTGCATTCACTCGCCTGCCATGTAAATTTTCGTGTCCGTGTGATAATAGTCTCGGGTTTCATAGGGAAAACTACTAACATAATTGCTCCAGGAGCCGAGGTGCCACCGATTAATCTCGGGAAAGCATTAGTTGTCGATCCGGTCGATGTCAGTTTGCTCGTTGCTTTAAATGCGGATCTGGGTGTGGACCCCGAAGGGAGTATAGGCAGGAAAGGCCGATCTGGTGGCCAAGGTACACAGGGCAGAGGAGATGGAGGAGTTAGTCTCCatgtgatattcgagatgctacaggGTCAACAGGCCGCTATCGCTCAGCTTCAAAATCTCATAGAACTCAGAGTGGGGTTGATCCGGAAATCACTCGTCGTACCAAGCCAGTGCTAAAAAGGTCGATTGGTAACGGATCAGGGACCGATCCTGCAATAATAAAAATGCTCAAGGAGCTCACCAAGAGAATCGAGTCAGGAGAGAAGAAAATCGAAGCTAATGATAAAATAGTGGAGACATACAACTCTCGAGTTGATCAGATACCGGCGGCACAACCAATCTTGAAAGggatggattcgaagaagtttgtacAAAAGTTGTTTTCTCAAAGTGCGGCTTCGAAtcctattccaaagaagtttcaTATGCCAGACGTACCCAAATATAACGGGACCATCAATCCCAACGAGCATGTTACTTCATATACATATGCCATCAATGGTAACGAtttagaagatgatgaaatcaAATTTGTGCTATTGAAAAGTTCGGAGAGACCCTTTCAAAaggagcaatgatttggtatcacaacctgcCGCCAAATTCCATCGACCCATTTGCCATGTTAGCGGATTATTTTGTAAAGGCACACACCGGGGCCATAAAGGTCGCAACAAGAAAATCGGACATTTTCAAGGTAAGACAAAAAGACAATGAAATGTTGAGGGAGTTCGTgtcccgatttcaaatggaacgcaTGGAGTTACCATCGGTCAcagatgattgggccgttcaagctTTTACCCAAGGGTTGAACAAGTGGAGTTTGATAGCATCACGTCAGTTGAAACAAAATTAGATCGACATCCAACTGTAACATAGGTAGATGTGCTCAATtgatatcaatcgaagatcagggtcgaggacgaccaattagGAACCTCTTCCGGTTCAGTACATCCAAATAGGTCGAAAGTTAAAGCCCATAGGGACGTCGACTAGGAGCCGAGGCCGAACAGAGAATGATATCAACCATATACCGTAGATTGAAGGAACAATGTTTCAGGATGCAATTCCGCCAGGAATGATCGAAGAAGTGATCGAGGATAGAATTCTCGGGGACTTATGAGCAAAAGTGGTTTTGATAAGTATGCCAATCCCGCAAAGGCACCTCGGTTATTGGAATATAACTTTAGTGTCGATGCATCGGGTATTGTATCGGCAATCGGAAAAATCAAAGATACTAGGTGCCCAGATCGATACAGACCGGTCCTCCCAAAGAAACCCAAATTTGAtttgcaagtatcatggcacgcaTGGTCACAAGACCGAGGACTGCAGGCAAttaagggaggaggtagcccGTTTATTCAACGAGGGCCACTTTCGAGAGTTCCTCAGTAatcgagccaagaatcattttaGAGAAAAGGACGCCAACAGAAAAAATGAATAGGAGGAACCCcaacatgtcattcatatgatcgtCGATAGGGTCGACATTCCATAGGGACCACATTCAAATGCACAAAGGTATCAATCACTAGGGAAAAACGAACCCGAGATTATGTGTCCGAAGGCTCCTTATCATTCAACGACAAAGAAGCAGAAGTCATTTCTCATCCCCACATTGACGTTCTGGTAATTTCTCTCTTATTAAATAATGTTCAAGTTaagcgtgttttagtggatccaggtagctcggcgaatatcatccgatcgagggtcgtggagcagctcggcctacaagatcaaatcgTGCCCGCAACTCGGGTCTTAAAGGGCTTCATTATGTCCAGTAAAACAACTAAAGGGGAGATTACTCTACCGGTAAGCATGGCTAGAACCATTCAAGATACCAAGTTCCACGTGATCAAgggcgacatgaggtacaatgcctactgggaaggccttggatccacaaTATGAGGGCAGCCCCTTTGACtttccatcaaatgatgaaattctcgATGTCGGATAGTGTAAAAACAGTATACGGGGAGCAGCATACTGCAAAAGAAATGTTTGCGGTCAACGAGGTAACAGCGATATCAGCGTTATCAACCTCAGAAAAGTCGAGCATCAAAGGTAAACAGGAAGCTAAACAAGAAGCTAAACAGCAATCACAGCCACCAGCCTCGATCGAATTGGGGAAGCAGGagatagaagaagaagaggaggatttTCTAACCTCTCGAACCTTTACTGTTCCCTAAGATTCAGATGCTACCAAATCaacggtcgaagagctggaacagGTTATATTGATAGAGTACCTACCCGagcgaaaggtatacctaggaacgaGATTAACTCCCGAACTCTAGAAaaagcttattcaatttcttattgataatatagattgtttttcttggtcacatttagatatgacagggatcccatcgAAGATAACGATGCATCGGCTAAGCATAGACCCTAggttcaaaccggtgaagcaaaagagaagacctcagtccgaggtaatagcacgcattcataaaggacgaggtaactaaacttcttaaaACACGGTCAATTCGGGAGGtgaaatatcccgaatggttagccaatatAGTCGTGGTCCCTAAAAAGGGGAACAAACTtcgaatgtgtgtagactataaagatttaaataaggcatgccctcaaagattcttttccactacctaacatcgatcgcacGATCGACGCCATggctggccacgagatccttacctttttcgaCGCCTATTCCGtgtacaatcaaattcaaataAACCGAGAAGATCGGAaaaagacttcatttatcaccaagtatggaacatattgttataataTAATGCCTTTCGGGCTTAAAAATGCAGGAGTTACTTATCAACGCCTAGGAAATAAAATGTTCGAAGAATAAATAGGTAAGTCAATGAAAGCTTATATcaatgacatgctagttaagtccttgCGCGCAGAGGGCCATTTAGCTCATTTACAGGAAACGTTCGAGATTTTGAGGAAatat
This sequence is a window from Nicotiana sylvestris chromosome 3, ASM39365v2, whole genome shotgun sequence. Protein-coding genes within it:
- the LOC104211519 gene encoding uncharacterized protein; translated protein: MACKFEEPEFWLPSEFLTDDEILMGHGNLKKTEGHRNDFSDLNLCFPTDFPYDFCPTVLGSPVDSFAGSTETESDEEDALAGLTRQLTRTTLNSNLSQHQIEKNWVHSGSPQSTLAQIGSWSVRSSGSSDGSPNGLSQVSSPPTSPLGAQNDAWNLIYQAAGQVARMKMHGWFRPTRNQGLPGPPRSVHHPVHTSAPMKSPNSSFSNNTHLEQARREQMARQQSSAMLNRQVKNGWFNEQPVCQNRGLRSGFGVGGFVESNRCGRVVGDSGQTGWSALPFEQQNHYQGQSGSGMRAGHMGGSGNCGVVKKRECAGTGVFLPRRYCSQNSTDSRKKPGCSTAWLPARVVESLNKNIDGLNGIPSQHQHQPHALPQPPRFNSEYEIIMARRNALLAQQRRNLQQEGTMNLEVRLPQEWTY